aattgaatttattggCAAACCGACCGAGTGATCCTCGATCGATCTTTTaaattctaaaataaaattaaatatacacaGAAAGAGGATTGGAGAACTAGAAGGTTTGAAAAGGTAGTTCCATATGTCGACAATTTGGGGACTGAATTTAAATCGGGATTGATATATTGTTAAATCTGTTATTAAGTTAAGCGCCATCATATGGCGAATCATCAACGAACACTAGAGTCTCTCTTATTTAAATTTCGCTTTCCAATGCCTTACCTTTGATCCTTCCTAACTACCATCCATCGGCATTATCAACATTACAATGCACACGTACTCTCTCCGTTTGGTGTCTTGGGCACGGCACACCGGTTCATTACAGAAATTTGGCGCCAATCTCTGCATGAAAGACAAAATCAGTTCCGTTGGTACGTGTCACCGAGGCAGCTGTAAGACGGGGCACAACCCTCTGAGGGCTGAGAGGACGTCTTGCAAGATGATCGGCTCGAGCTACAAGAGGCAGGgaaggagcaggggcaggagtCGGGGGTCGGTGTCGGCGTTGGGGTTGGAAAAGTAACGTCCAAAACTGCAGTTCCACCACCGCGAGGCGGCtggtgatgctgatgctgtctGCGCCTTGGAGTGGGACAAACACAACTGCTCAGGGGCACCAGGGGAGATTCGAGTATGGTGAATGGTGAATGGTGAGTGCCAGGTAGATTCGCACGTACCTTTTGGCGCATTCCATGGCACTCGGCTCCGGCCAGGTAAATGCGGCGGCACATGCGCAGCCGGAGACCCGCCGGACCCGTTTTGGGGTGGCTGCAGGACCATTAATGCCGAACTTTGCCAGATGGCAGCATTTTTCAATatcaaaattttaaaatttcacGGCCGTTAGGGGTTTGTTTGGCCGATTGCACCtagtcggaggaggaggagagcaggCGGAAGGAGGGACACTGCCAGACAATGAGCCTGGGTCCAGGAAAAGGTTGATTTACCTCAGATCTCTGAGTGggaacattttattatttgtttttgggttggaGTTTCGATGTAATGGCGGACCATGTCACGTGCTGAGGTTTGGCAGCTGCCGAAGAAGATCTCCCATAGGGATAAACAATAAAAGCTTCCTGCATAATCCTCGATTTTAATTCGTTTcgaatttattcatttatgagAGCCGAAGGAACGCTTCAAGTTGCTCTTAATACAAGAGCATCCAATCTCTTAGGCCCCAAGCTAACGCGGCACAAATGAAATGTGGAACACTCggaagagaggagagcacGATCCCCACAGCTCCAAAGTCAATTGGTCGAAAGCTGCTCTTAGCTTTCTGGCCAAAGAGCGGGAGCTCTACGGAAGCTCACCTGCGCCATGCGCTTCGCTTgcaaagagcagagagagagagcggcaacggctgcatgtgtgtctgtctctatGTACAACTGTTCGTCGGAAGAGGCACCACCCATACATGCCATAAGCTATAAATAAACTTGCTCTGCAGCTTGTACATAAGCTTAGTACCAGCTGCGCCTGctcacgcacgcacacatccACAGTGGAGGGGAAATCCATGCCGAGAGCGGAGAGcacaaagcagaaagcagagagGACAGAATTTCAATCTCAGacgccgcagcggcagctggtGGCGATCGTTTACGTCCAGAGCAGAGCCGGTGTGTGCGAGAGGGAGCGAAACATACTCGAgcaaagaggcagagagaacagagaagagagagagcaaagcagagctaTGGCACGTGCTCGCTTTTTACACACTGATTTGTTGCCTCCTCTGCCCTCGTGCTCCCGCCGTATACTATGGCACGGAACAAtgtgcagctggagcagcgttCAACGAACGcacagctgtggcagcagagAAGGAGACCAAGGCGAGACGGAGGTTCCGCTGCTTTGTGGCTCGTGGTGGTTGATTTACAGAATCCCTATTCGAAAATCGGAAGTAGGTAGTCGGGCATGGATCCTTTTGGCATGCCAGGGGGTTGGTGTGGCTAGGGGGTTGATCTTGCACGCGGAAGTCTATAAAATTAAACCGATCCTGGCCGGGTTGCATCATTCGAGCCTGGAGCTGCAAGCGATCGAGACACGCGTGAGAGAGAAGCCAATGAGCGAGCAGTGATTCGAGAGTTTGAGAAGTGAAAAGTGAGAGGATCGATCAGTGACCAGAATAAACCATGGATAAACTCAAGTACAGCAAGTGCCCGCTCAAGAAGCGACCCATTCCCATCGAGGATGCCTTTCCCGAGGATCAGTTGAGTCATGGTAGGTGCCAGACGCTTTCCGCcgctccaccagcagccagctctaACCTCTCCTCGGTCTTTGCAGATGAAGGACCCGTGGACCTTAGCGTGGCATCGGCAGCGGTTCCGCTGGAGCCGGAAAAGGAGCAGGCGGTGCCCACCGAGCTGCGACGCCGCTTCGACGCGGCCATGACACAGaccaaggagcagctggcCCGCCGCATCTGGGAGGAGACGCGCGAGATCGCACGCGCCTTTCCGGATGTCTTCACTCGCGAGGAAATCGCGCGGAGCCTGACCCGACTGGGATACGGCGACTTTGAGCTGCCACCAGAGGAGGAGGTCATGGAGCCAGAGAAAGAGCCAGAGCTGCCGATCAGCTATGGCAGGGTgtcgcctcctcctccagtaCAGACCATCATCAAGGTGGAGCAGCCCGAAGAGGAGTTCCCACTGCGCAACTACAATAACAATCTGCTGAAGAGCATTGCGGACTACGAGGACTGCATGAAgatgcctctgccacagcagcagcagcagccacatctgcatccacacccacatcccCAGGCGTACTACCAGCCGCCACCAACCCCTGGGCTGCCCGAGGATCTCAGTCTGCGGCCCGAGGTGGCACAGCGGAGGGTGCTGAGCGAGAACATGAATCTGCACAACGTGGCGCGGGCTCTGCTCAGCATGCAGCACatgccaccgcagcagcagcagcagcagccgcagtacGAACCATCCTACCAGAGGGCTGCCAAGCAGGAGCTGCCGCCACTCGTCGAGGACCTGGAGAACGCGGAGAACAGCGAGAATCAGCTCAATCAGCTGAAGATCAAGAGCAGCAACGATCTCTACTACCAGTGCCAGCAGTGCAACAAATGCTATGCCACGTACGCCGGACTGGTGAAGCACCAGCAGAGCCACGCCTTCGAGAGCACCGAGTACAAGATCATCCGCAGCAACCCCAGCGGCGGCCCCATTGTGGACCAGACCGAGTTCTGCACCGACCAGGCGTCGGCTCTGATCCAAGCAGCCAATGCGGCGTCTGCCCAGTCCATGCAGAAGCCGGTGGGAGTGCCCCGCTACCACTGCCAGGACTGCGGCAAGTCGTACTCCACGTACTCGGGCCTGAGCAAGCACCAGCAGTTCCACTGCCCCTCGGCGGAGGGCAACCAGGTGAAGAAGGTGTTCAGCTGCAAGAACTGCGACAAGACGTACGTCTCGCTGGGCGCCCTCAAGATGCACATCCGCACCCACACGCTGCCCTGCAAGTGCCCCATCTGCGGCAAGGCCTTCTCGCGCCcctggctgctgcagggccACATCCGCACCCACACCGGCGAGAAGCCCTTCAGCTGCCAGCACTGCAACCGCGCCTTCGCCGACCGCTCCAACCTGCGCGCCCACATGCAGACGCACTCGGACGTCAAGAAGTACTCGTGCCCCACCTGCACCAAGTCCTTCTCCCGCATGTCCCTGCTCGCCAAGCACCTGCAGAGCGGCTGCCACAGCGACGCGGGCGGCAGCGCCTCTGGGCCGGGCTTCAAGCAggatcagctgcagcagcatctccacGGCTACGAGGAGGGAGCGGAGGCCTACTACGCCAGCAGCATGGGTAGCAGCGgcggcgaggaggaggagggcggAGACTATGCCATGGCCGCGCAGGCCATCTATTAGTGTAATCTCAAGTAGAATTAGGTAAACCCTTAGCTAAGTCAGTCAGCAGCCAAAGTCAGTCAGCTAGGAACAACCATTCAGGGAACAGTCAGTGCCAAAAATTAGTCAGTGCAATTTTATTGCCTCTTACCAAACTATTCTACgtagaaaacatttaaagtttAGCAGCAAGTCTAGCTCTTAGCCTTAGGATcgtattgttgtttgttagcAATTCcttgtgtgtatatttattgttgttgaacCTCGACGGTGTACATATTCCAGAGAGATGGTGCCAGAGAATTAGTCTTAAGTGCAACTTTACTTATCTGTAATAGcttataatttcatttgctaatttatttccatttaactTATGATTTAAGCTGTATGTAAAGCTAACTAAaccgtatttatttatattttatttaaaatacaaaaaacaccaaaaaaacgCATAATGGAAATGGTTTTATTTCCCTCTCCAAATGAATTgaataatgaaatatttacggGCACTTTTTGGCTTCCAAGTTGGTGCGCTGAAATCATAATCGAAGCTCTGCCATCTCGGGGGCTCTTTGTAGGTGTCGCTTATTTATCGCCGCTGAAAGACTGGAAAACTGCTGAAACTGCTCTGATCGAAAAGCTCAAAGCAGCCGTCAATGGCTTGGCCCCGCGGGGGGTGGCAAAGAAAGGCGAGGAAATAATACTTATGTATAGATATTTATATCTGCTTATGTACACGTAAAAGTGTATATAAAATCGCTgcttaaatcaaaattaattgccagaataataattgttttgaaCGTAAAGCGCCAAAATGCAaacggcaagcggcaagcggcagtgGCTGGAGAATTGGCGCAGCTGCAACTTGACTGcgtcaccagcagcagcagcagcaacagcaggaggcaagcgccaacaacaacaacgaatcACAAATGTCTAGCATTTTGGGgggctgttgccgttgccgtttgccgttgcaGTTGGCTTCGGTGACGGTGAAATCCActcaaaacaacaaacaacgcGATGAATcatcgatttttgttttcggggtcTGCCACGAAAAAttgaaccagcagcagcagcagcagcagcagcaaatgcaacaaaaaaacttgcCCCAGCCGGCTCATGGTGCAGACGCACGCAGCTAGATGGCGCtagtgggcagcagcagccgcagcagcaagccGCGAGTTCAATTAAACGCGTTTCCCCAGTGTGTCTGTCGCTGCAGCGATTTTCAGCTTTTCCGCACTGCAGCCGCACCTTACGCCATTCTCGCAGTCAACTAGAGCGGTTCCTGGTAGGGAGAGGaaggaaggggaaggggaactCACTCGCATTATTATAAATGCCGTCCACGCAGTTTGTAATGCTCTGCAACTTCCAGTTTACTCTTGCCACAAGCCGCGTGCCTGCAACGAAGGAGAGTTGCTTTCAGTCCATGTCGCTTGAGCAAGAATTGAGCGCTTCTATTGGAACTATTTAGACAATTCTTTCCCTTAAACTTAccttatttattatttatttccagCAAGAGTATTTCCCCATTCGCCAGACTGTCCAACTGCTTCCGATTGCGGCCTCGCCGGGCGGTAGCTTTTTTGGTCTATTAGGAAACCACAGCACAGTGCCGCCACTTGAAAGTCATATTGCATTTGCCAGACAGCACTCgccagagccacagtcagagccagagagccccCCGTCCCTCCTTCCTCATTGGGCCTGACGTTGATTTTGAGTGCGCGTGCGGcggtggccgctgctgccacgccccgTGCAACGCACATAGCTGGCAGGCGGAGTGGCAGGCAGTTCTTGGTAGCGGCGGCATTTGGTCAAAGGTTAAATTAGACGGGGACATGGGGACAAGTGCTGGCAGGCGGCTAAGAAAATCGTTTACAGCGCTAATTTATGGGCCGCCGATCACAAACGGAAAACACATACGAAAAAATGTTTCACTTTGCTCGAGTTTCATTCATTGCCGCTACGTGCGCTGGCCGCCTAATTGGCAGTCGGCCAGGGTTTCTACTTGTTAGTTGCAAGTGGCAACGCGCCCTGCCCTGTTCTCTTTTTTCACAGATTTTGGGCCCGGCCGCCGCTGAAAATGTCCGTTTGGATAATCTCCAATCAATAATCGAAGTTCgctcaaaatgcatttttaaatgcactttTCCCATCAAATGAGTTTCcacaatattattattaatattcagAAATGCAGTGCACGTTTTTCCAGCTCGTTGGCcattaatatttaatcattTGAAGGGGCGCACGGAGCAAATTATGGAATATTACACGGCGTCGCGCCAATCGTCGCAGCCGAAGGAGACATGTGGACAGGCAGcgcgattgttgttgctgccacaattGGCTGTGGCCaattttatgttgttgttgttgttcgtggCGCTGTACGTGTTGTTTGCTTAACGCGCCGAGtgtaaattaatatttaattatgattGTTGTTCTCGGCTCCGCGCCGCCTGATCGTTCGTGTGTTGAGCAAACGCCATTTTCTGTATTAAGATCTAATCGGCAGAGTGCTGGAAATGCTGCCAACAAAACGTTTAGCCCGAACCACTTGGCGTTTGGGCAATCGAttttgggcttttgttttcggttgGGCAATGGGGCTGGGGACTGCTCAAAGCTGAAGAGAATCGATGGTTGAGTGGTGGAGATTTTGCTTGCTTTATTTATGAAACTTTTATCCTTGTTTAGAGCTCCTTTTCTGCTCTATTCATGTTCAATCATTCGAGAAACTTGCATGTGGCTGGGGCCTGTGATATGAGTGGTCCACAGCTGACAGCAATGATTAGCCACAAGCAAGAcagctccgctccactccgctcTGTCCATAactcatgccacacacacgctcgaGTCGCGAGGTTTCGGCAGAACTCCCAGAACTAATGCCCGGACCAGTCATAAATCCGTGGCCGTGCACTCGTCGACGtcaaattaatcaaatggAAACCCAAATGCAGCCCGGGCACATTAGCCATaagagagaagcagaaaaaagaaatcaaatcaagtgGCAGAGAGCCAAATGAGAACTTTTTTCCCACACTGAGCGGCGATCAAAGGCGAATGCTCCGCATGAGCGTACAGACAACGCCCCTGAAATGGAATCGatataattatttgcattattaatAATTACCATTGTCTCgcttggatttggatttggatttggattcggAGTCGGatttagctttggctttggctctggagTCGCTCTCGGAGAtatgaaattcaaattgaaacttgaatgcgttggcgttggcgttggacCGCACACAACGACACAAGCAAATGTATCCATAAAGCTTAGCTCTGTTCGAGTTCTGCGCGAGAACGGGCAAAACTTTGCTTCGCGGCGGCTAATTAATTCAAACCGCAGAGCAAAACTTAAACTTCAATACGGAAATAAGCTTAATCTCCTACCACCGCAACAcggcaaaacacacaaaacaaaaggcaagaggcaagaaaaagcaatttgaaaatttaatacGCAAGCCCCCAGTTGCCGGGTTGGAGCCGAGCGATATGGAACTGAGGCGCCAGAGGCTAGGCAATTGCACCGGCCCGGCCACAGTGTCCACAGCCATGTGTGGGCCACCCACACCAGCGcagaaatcaaaatcaaaagctaaagctaaagcccAGCCGTCAACGGTCACAATGAGGCAACAGCACATATCAAAACTGAAATGTGGCCGGGACCTGACCCGACCACATGTACCACGCAAACGCTTCAACTTGTCAGCGCGCTAAGTGCTCGAAAAATAGAATATGTGCAAAGAAAACAAGAGTTCTGCCAAGAGGCATTGTTCTTCCAGCTGGGATGGGCGTTCAACCCGCACAGCTGTCCAGCGTGTGGGGTGCTGGCTCCACATTTGCGGATCAACCTGTTGCTGCCGAAGACGGATTTATCCCAtggcaaacacaacacacgaAAGGCGATAGGCAAGAGATTTAATTGTGCCCGTGCCGCATATTAGTTTTCAACAGCAAGAGAACGATTTTTGACTTCTATTAAACGAGCTTCAAATGCTCTTTTCAGGTTATGCCTAGACTTATTGTGGTAGACCCTTCCATGCAGTAGTCATGCTCCACATCGCCACCGAGTAGAGTATTCCTTCAGAGCACTCGAAGCTGAGGACGTGGGTGTGCGGCCGGCCCCGTCATCGTTGAGAGACAAAAGCCATCCAGTCTCAGAATTGACATTTCGCtttcagcagcggcagcagcagccctgaATAATGAGCCACAGTAGAGCGGGCAAAAATCATATTTTGCACGTTTTTTGTGTacgaaacaaaagacttaggcaaCGAACTGGCGGCAAAAGGGCTCTGAGCCGACCTGCCCCATGTCTTTCGCTTGTTGCAGAGTGTCAAGTTGCGCAACTTGTCAGCTCCGTGGCAGTGCCTTCGCCTGGGcatctgtgctgtgtgctgtgcgctgCCTCATGCATAAAgccttttttaattaaaccgACGACAGCCACTAAACATGCCCCATTATCATGTCATATCTATGTGTACTATCTGCATGCGCCTATCAGGTCGGGCACCGAGAGGGAGCCCGAGTATATGCCGTGGCGCTGACATAAACGCTGACATTAATTGAGTAATTTATAACGATGCCAGGGCAGAGCGGACGGACTGACATCGAGTGCCGACATCAAAAGCTCGGCAAAGCGCATGTCTCGGGGCGCtcaagggagagagaggatagCCGGGCACAACATgatattgttattattattatgattaccGGCGACATGAATTCAATTAACACTTGTCAGATTTAGTCAGCTCCGAGCTccgagcaccgagcaccgaAACACCGCCGAAACAAGCTCACGATTCGCCGGCATAGATAAGTTTTCGAAATTTATGTTTCAACTTTGGATTTGCCTCGGATCTCTGGACAGTCCACAGTCCGCAGAGTTCTGCACACATGTACTGCTGCGGTTCGTAGGTTAAGTTCTTCATTGGAGTAGTGCCAGGAGTAGTGCCTGCGACACgataattgcaaaataaaccTTTTTGGTCCGCTGCTAATGAGCCGAACATAGCGCGGATCGTTTCTGCATTTAGGCCTAATAACTGTCTTCGCGGCGAGAGGCTTCCCGAAAAAGGCGCACAAGtcaaagcaaattaaaataagaaTCACGACAGGTTACCATGCGATGCTCCACtccgactccagctccagctccattcgGAACAAACACGAAACGCCGCCAGCAAAGTTCAAGTCGGCCAGCAGG
The sequence above is a segment of the Drosophila subobscura isolate 14011-0131.10 chromosome U, UCBerk_Dsub_1.0, whole genome shotgun sequence genome. Coding sequences within it:
- the LOC117900452 gene encoding zinc finger and SCAN domain-containing protein 12, with translation MDKLKYSKCPLKKRPIPIEDAFPEDQLSHDEGPVDLSVASAAVPLEPEKEQAVPTELRRRFDAAMTQTKEQLARRIWEETREIARAFPDVFTREEIARSLTRLGYGDFELPPEEEVMEPEKEPELPISYGRVSPPPPVQTIIKVEQPEEEFPLRNYNNNLLKSIADYEDCMKMPLPQQQQQPHLHPHPHPQAYYQPPPTPGLPEDLSLRPEVAQRRVLSENMNLHNVARALLSMQHMPPQQQQQQPQYEPSYQRAAKQELPPLVEDLENAENSENQLNQLKIKSSNDLYYQCQQCNKCYATYAGLVKHQQSHAFESTEYKIIRSNPSGGPIVDQTEFCTDQASALIQAANAASAQSMQKPVGVPRYHCQDCGKSYSTYSGLSKHQQFHCPSAEGNQVKKVFSCKNCDKTYVSLGALKMHIRTHTLPCKCPICGKAFSRPWLLQGHIRTHTGEKPFSCQHCNRAFADRSNLRAHMQTHSDVKKYSCPTCTKSFSRMSLLAKHLQSGCHSDAGGSASGPGFKQDQLQQHLHGYEEGAEAYYASSMGSSGGEEEEGGDYAMAAQAIY